One Vespa crabro chromosome 1, iyVesCrab1.2, whole genome shotgun sequence genomic region harbors:
- the LOC124427007 gene encoding tubulin--tyrosine ligase-like protein 12 codes for MDGIGLYHTFLQTHQPQLKSSGIPKIFWEAVFNKLKNQDFDAGLVFQLARIDYEDNEREPMDPIWKLFVSAENGISVRDPNNIYLVDHAWTYDTLHARQNLTNVPGLLDRMCSLMGYDIENEENEKIEFVLKEMWRYNQSFSLNSGSVEDRMPIWYIMDELGSAINHSDDPNFRTVPFLYLPEGVTYTLLFPVKNVKFEEEVTRDFVEGQTNDLKKRQALLLPWVDNSFINKSFVQEKPNEDYFLAGHILEDMPEKINVETIVRRPNEKLKVYSQYNYVNNYLTDSAFEIVETEEDADILWYTSHFKKYKELSIRAPHVFVNQFPFENVLTIKDLLCIVCRRKALEKSYDADTLETYPIWLPTTFNLSTELVQFVAYFEQRESKNLENFWICKPWNLARGLDTHITSNLFHILRLPSTGPKIAQRYISKPVLYDRPDVGLVKFDIRYVVMLKSVSPLKAYAYANFFLRFANKEFALNNFDVYEQHFTVMNYSENTQLCHLKCADFILEWEKQYPDYPWTTFVEPTILSMFKDVFEAAVEAQPPKGIAHFPQSRAVYAVDLMLEWNKDKMQPILLEVNFAPDCKRACEYYPDFYNDIFRCLFLNDFHPDVFHDLFPVSSPDN; via the coding sequence atGGATGGCATTGGGTTATATCATACATTTTTACAAACACATCAACCGCAACTTAAGTCTTCCGGAATACCAAAAATATTTTGGGAAGCtgtatttaacaaattaaaaaatcaagaTTTCGATGCTGGTCTTGTATTTCAATTAGCAAGAATCGATTATGAAGATAATGAAAGAGAGCCGATGGATCCTATTTggaaattatttgtttctgCAGAAAATGGTATCTCTGTGAGAGatccaaataatatatatttggtGGATCATGCGTGGACTTATGATACTCTTCATGCGAGACAAAATTTAACGAATGTACCAGGTCTTCTAGACCGAATGTGCTCTCTTATGGGATATGATATTGAGAATGAGGAGAATGAAAAGATTGAATTTGTATTGAAGGAAATGTGGAGGTATAATCAGTCATTTTCTCTCAATAGTGGCTCTGTAGAAGATAGAATGCCTATCTGGTATATAATGGATGAACTCGGATCTGCTATAAACCATAGCGATGATCCTAACTTTAGAACTGTaccatttctttatttaccaGAAGGCGTAACATATACGCTTTTATTTCCTGTAAAGAATGTAAAGTTCGAGGAAGAAGTTACCAGAGATTTTGTGGAAGGTCAAACTAatgatttaaagaaaagacaagCATTACTATTACCATGGGTAGATAATTCTTTCATCAATAAAAGTTTTGTCCAAGAAAAACCAAACGAAGACTATTTTTTGGCTGGTCATATATTAGAAGATATgccagaaaaaataaatgtagaaACTATTGTACGAAGACCAAATGAAAAACTGAAAGTTTATTctcaatataattatgtaaataattatttgacaGATTCTGCATTTGAAATTGTAGAAACGGAAGAAGATGCAGATATTTTATGGTACACATCTCATttcaaaaaatacaaagaattAAGTATTCGCGCGCCTCATGTTTTTGTGAATCAATTTCCTTTTGAAAATGTCTTGACAATAAAGGATCTTTTGTGTATCGTATGTAGACGCAAGGCATTAGAGAAATCTTACGATGCGGATACACTCGAAACTTATCCAATATGGTTACCAACAACATTTAATTTGAGCACGGAATTGGTACAATTTGTCGCGTATTTTGAACAACGAGAATCGAAGAATTTAGAAAACTTTTGGATCTGCAAACCATGGAATTTGGCAAGAGGATTGGATACTCATATTACAAGCAATCTTTTTCACATTTTAAGATTACCTAGTACTGGTCCGAAAATAGCACAAAGGTATATATCAAAACCTGTATTATATGATAGACCAGATGTAGGTTTAGTTAAATTCGATATACGATACGTCGTCATGCTAAAATCCGTCTCACCATTGAAAGCGTACGCCTATGCTAATTTCTTCTTGAGATTTGCTAACAAAGAATTTgctttaaataatttcgacGTATATGAGCAACACTTTACAGTAATGAATTATTCCGAAAATACACAACTTTGTCATTTGAAATGTGCTGATTTTATTCTGGAATGGGAAAAACAGTATCCTGATTACCCTTGGACGACATTTGTTGAGCCAACAATTTTAAGTATGTTTAAAGACGTTTTTGAAGCCGCAGTTGAAGCACAACCACCGAAAGGAATCGCTCATTTTCCTCAAAGCAGGGCTGTTTACGCTGTCGATTTGATGTTGGAATGGAATAAGGACAAGATGCAACCTATTCTTTTAGAAGTTAATTTTGCACCGGATTGCAAGAGGGCTTGTGAATATTATCCAGACTTCTATAACGACATATTTAGATGTCTTTTCTTAAATGATTTTCATCCTGACGTCTTCCATGATTTATTCCCGGTATCATCGCcggataattaa
- the LOC124432812 gene encoding protein flightless-1 isoform X1: protein MYIYMYIYICIYSKKNSILKTMANTGVLPFVRGVDFSCNDFGDGRFPESVRLMTGIQWLKLDKTNLTEIPEEMGKLLKLEHLSLVKNKLERLYGELTELGCLRTLNIRHNNIKSSGIPAELFHLEELTTLDLSHNNLKEVPEGLERARSLLNLNLSYNHIETIPNTLFIHLTDLLFLDLSNNQLETLPPQTRRLTNLQTLNLNHNPLGHFQLRQLPSLMNLTTLQMRDTQRTLNNIPSSLETLTNLQELDLSQNSLPRVPDALYSLSNLRRLNLNDNQISELSTAIELWTKLEILNICRNKLTAIPASICKVSTLRRLYLNDNEIDFEGIPSGIGKLSSLQVFSAANNHLEMIPEGLCRCGSLKKLILTSNRLITVPDAIHLLTDLEQLDLRDNPNLVMPPKPTEVQRGSGIEFYNIDFSLQHQLRLAGANVPVPVQTANSSKDPIARKMRLRRRRDQEEADQDQAKILKGMKDIAKEKNKDKECNDTKAESLKPKRWDETLEKPPLDYSEFFDEDAGQIPGLSIWEIENFLPNEIEEVAHGKFYEGDCYIVLKTSIDESGSLNWAIYFWIGEKATLDKRACAAIHAVNLRNYLGAQCRTIREEQGDESDEFLILFDSEITYIEGGRTSSGFYTVEDTPAVTRLYRVHAAGASIHLEPVPVCFESLDPCYVFVLDTGNKIFMWYGKKAKSTLKSKARLMAEKINKNERKNKAEIITEVMNLESEDFLLNLGLEDTSESKTIIEHVDPDFIPVTPRLYQVQLGMGYLELPQVEVPHGKLMNSLLNNRNVYILDCYLDVYVWFGKKSTRLVRAAAVKLSQELFNMIERPEYAMVTRLQEGTESQVFKSKFTGWDEVIAVDFTRTAESVAKTGADLTKWAKQQETKADLAALFMPRQPAMSAAEAQQLMTEWNDDLEGMEALVLEGRKFVRLPEEEFGHFYSGDCYVFLCRYWMPLDVAENEDGDEQYEDDYQCTVYFWQGRDAGNMGWLTFTFSLQKKFKSLFGENLEVVRTHQQQENLKFMAYFKRKFIIHQGKRKQPKVPGTSKVEFYHLRSNGSALCTRLIQIPADSSLLNSAFCYILNVPFNNDDETGIVYAWIGSKSDSDEARLIQEIAEEMFNNPWISLQVLNEGEEPDNFFWVALGGKKPYDIDAEYMNYTRLFRCSNEKGYFTISEKCTDFCQDDLADDDIMILDNGEQVFLWLGTRCSEVEIKLAYKSAQVYIQHLRVKQPNKPRKLFLTAKGKESRRFTKCFHGWSQHKRTPQ from the exons atgtatatatatatgtatatatatatatgtatatatagcaaAAAGAATAGTATTCTGAAAACCATGGCAAATACAGGAGTTTTACCTTTTGTTCGGGGAGTAGATTTTAGCTGTAATGATTTTGga gatgGTAGATTTCCTGAATCAGTTCGTCTGATGACAGGAATACAATGGTTAAAATTAGATAAGACAAATTTAACAGAAATTCCTGAAGAAATGGGTAAATTACTAAAACTg GAACATCTTTcacttgttaaaaataaactgGAACGTTTATATGGAGAATTAACAGAACTGGGATGTCTTAGAACATTAAACATTCgacataataatatcaagtcaAGTGGTATACCAGCAGAATTATTTCATCTAGAGGAACTGACAACATTAGATCTAAgccataataatttaaaagaagtACCTGAAGGGCTAGAAAGAGCACGGTCTTTACTCAATCTAAATCTGAGTTATAATCA TATTGAAACAATTCCGAATACGCTTTTTATTCACTTAACAGACCTATTATTTTTGGATCTCAGTAACAATCAATTAGAGACATTACCACCACAAACCCGACGTTTGACGAATTTACAGACACTAAATCTAAATCATAATCCTTTAGGCCATTTTCAGTTAAg GCAACTACCATCGTTAATGAATTTAACTACATTACAAATGCGTGATACTCAACgcacattaaataatattccatCAAGTCTTGAAACTCTTACGAATTTACAAGAGTTAGATTTATCGCAAAATAGTTTGCCGCGAGTGCCTGATGCTTTATATTCACTTTCAAATTTACGTAGATTAAACTTGAATGATAATCAAATATCAGAATTATCAACAGCTATTg aaTTATGGacgaaattggaaatattaaatatatgtagaaaTAAGCTAACTGCCATACCTGCTTCCATTTGCAAAGTTTCTACTTTAAGAAGATTATAtctaaatgataatgaaatagaCTTTGAAGGAATTCCTTCTGGAATTGGTAAACTATCATCTCTCCAGGTATTTTCTGCTGCTAATAATCATTTGGAAATGATACCCGAAGGATTGTGCAG ATGTGGCTCCTTAAAGAAGCTAATATTAACATCAAATCGGTTAATTACTGTACCAGATGCAATTCATCTTCTTACTGATTTGGAACAACTGGATTTAAGAGATAATCCAAATTTAGTAATGCCACCAAAACCAACAGAGGTACAAAGAGGATCAGgcattgaattttataatattgatttttctttacaacATCAATTAAGACTTGCTGGTGCCAATGTACCTGTACCGGTACAAACAGCTA ATAGCAGTAAAGACCCAATCGCTCGTAAAATGAGATTAAGAAGAAGACGTGACCAAGAAGAGGCTGATCAAGATCAAGCTAAAATACTAAAg GGTATGAAAGacattgcaaaagaaaaaaacaaagataaagaatGTAATGATACTAAAGCTGAGTCATTAAA aCCTAAGAGATGGGATGAAACTCTTGAAAAGCCACCTTTGGATTATTCAGAATTTTTTGATGAAGATGCAGGACAAATACCAGGTTTATCAATATgggaaattgaaaattttttacctaatgaaatagaagaagTGGCGCATGGCAAATTCTATGAAGGCGATTGCTACATTGTATTAAAAACGAGTATTGATGAAAGCGGATCATTAAATTGGGCAATATATTTCTGGATAGGAGAAAAAGCAAcg TTGGACAAAAGGGCCTGCGCTGCAATTCATGCTGTAAATTTACGTAATTATCTCGGAGCACAATGTCGTACTATAAGGGAGGAACAGGGAGACGAATCGGACGAGTTTCTTATACTTTTTGATTCTGAAATAACGTATATTGAAGGTGGCCGTACTTCTTCTGGTTTTTATACAGTAGAAGATAct cCTGCTGTAACACGTTTATATCGAGTACATGCAGCTGGAGCCTCTATTCATTTGGAACCAGTACCAGTTTGTTTTGAATCTTTAGATCCTTGTTATGTTTTTGTGCTGGACacaggaaataaaatatttatgtggtatgggaaaaaagcaaaaagtaCTTTAAAATCCAAAGCTAGATTAATGGCTGAGAAGATcaacaaaaatgaaagaaaaaacaaagctGAAATAATAACAGAAGTTATGAATTTGGAATCGGAggatttcttattaaatttagGCTTAGAGGATACTTCAGAGTCtaaaacaataatt gAACATGTGGATCCAGACTTTATACCAGTAACACCACGTCTTTATCAAGTTCAACTTGGTATGGGATATTTGGAATTACCACAAGTTGAAGTGCCTCATGGAAAATTGATGAACAGTCTTTTAAACAATCGTAATGTTTATATCTTAGATTGTTATCTCGACGTATATGTttg gTTTGGAAAAAAATCAACTAGATTAGTGAGAGCTGCTGCTGTAAAACTATCTCAAGAACTATTTAATATGATAGAAAGACCAGAATATGCTATGGTAACAAGGTTACAAGAGGGCACAGAATCTCAG gTCTTTAAGTCAAAGTTTACTGGTTGGGATGAGGTCATAGCAGTAGATTTTACTAGAACTGCGGAATCAGTTGCTAAAACTGGTGCTGATCTTACCAAATGGGCTAAACAACaagaaacaaaa GCAGACTTAGCTGCTCTTTTCATGCCACGACAACCTGCAATGTCAGCTGCTGAAGCACAACAGCTTATGACAGAATGGAATGATGATTTAGAAGGAATGGAAGCACTAGTattggaaggaagaaaatttgtGCGTTTACCAGAAGAAGAATTTGGTCATTTTTATAGTGGTGACTGTTATGTTTTCTTGTGTCGTTATTGGATG CCATTAGATGTAGCAGAAAATGAAGACGGTGATGAACAATACGAAGATGATTATCAGTGTACAGTATATTTTTGGCAAGGTAGAGATGCCGGAAATATGGGTTGGCTTACATTTACATTTAG tttacaaaaaaaatttaagtCATTGTTTGGTGAAAATTTAGAAGTAGTTAGAACACATCAACAACAAGAGAATTTAAAATTCATGGCTTATTTCAAAAggaaatttataattcatcAAGGCAAACGTAAACAACCAAAAGTTCCTGGTACAAGCAAAGtcgaattttatcatttacgaAGTAATGGTAGTGCATTATGCACTAGATTAATACAAATACCTGCAGATTCCAGTTTATTAAACTCTGCATTTTg TTACATTCTAAATGTACcatttaataatgatgacgaaACTGGAATAGTTTATGCATGGATTGGTTCTAAATCAGATAGTGATGAAGCACGTTTAATTCAAGAAATTGCTGAAGAAATGTTTAACAAT CCTTGGATTAGTTTGCAAGTATTAAATGAAGGCGAAGAACCAGATAACTTTTTTTGGGTTGCACTTGGTGGAAAGAAACCATATGACATTGATGCAGAATATATGAATTACACAAGACTGTTTAGGTGCTCTAATGAAAAAGGATATTTTACTATCAGTGAAAAATGCACTGATTTTTGccaa GATGATTTAGCAGATGATGATATAATGATACTAGATAATGGTGAACAAGTATTTCTCTGGTTAGGGACCCGCTGTTCGGAAGTAGAAATCAAGCTTGCATATAAATCAGCTCAG gTTTACATACAACATCTACGTGTTAAACAACCAAACAAGCCgcgtaaattatttcttactgCTAAAGGAAAAGAGTCACGAAGATTCACTAAATGTTTTCATGGCTGGA
- the LOC124432812 gene encoding protein flightless-1 isoform X2, whose product MANTGVLPFVRGVDFSCNDFGDGRFPESVRLMTGIQWLKLDKTNLTEIPEEMGKLLKLEHLSLVKNKLERLYGELTELGCLRTLNIRHNNIKSSGIPAELFHLEELTTLDLSHNNLKEVPEGLERARSLLNLNLSYNHIETIPNTLFIHLTDLLFLDLSNNQLETLPPQTRRLTNLQTLNLNHNPLGHFQLRQLPSLMNLTTLQMRDTQRTLNNIPSSLETLTNLQELDLSQNSLPRVPDALYSLSNLRRLNLNDNQISELSTAIELWTKLEILNICRNKLTAIPASICKVSTLRRLYLNDNEIDFEGIPSGIGKLSSLQVFSAANNHLEMIPEGLCRCGSLKKLILTSNRLITVPDAIHLLTDLEQLDLRDNPNLVMPPKPTEVQRGSGIEFYNIDFSLQHQLRLAGANVPVPVQTANSSKDPIARKMRLRRRRDQEEADQDQAKILKGMKDIAKEKNKDKECNDTKAESLKPKRWDETLEKPPLDYSEFFDEDAGQIPGLSIWEIENFLPNEIEEVAHGKFYEGDCYIVLKTSIDESGSLNWAIYFWIGEKATLDKRACAAIHAVNLRNYLGAQCRTIREEQGDESDEFLILFDSEITYIEGGRTSSGFYTVEDTPAVTRLYRVHAAGASIHLEPVPVCFESLDPCYVFVLDTGNKIFMWYGKKAKSTLKSKARLMAEKINKNERKNKAEIITEVMNLESEDFLLNLGLEDTSESKTIIEHVDPDFIPVTPRLYQVQLGMGYLELPQVEVPHGKLMNSLLNNRNVYILDCYLDVYVWFGKKSTRLVRAAAVKLSQELFNMIERPEYAMVTRLQEGTESQVFKSKFTGWDEVIAVDFTRTAESVAKTGADLTKWAKQQETKADLAALFMPRQPAMSAAEAQQLMTEWNDDLEGMEALVLEGRKFVRLPEEEFGHFYSGDCYVFLCRYWMPLDVAENEDGDEQYEDDYQCTVYFWQGRDAGNMGWLTFTFSLQKKFKSLFGENLEVVRTHQQQENLKFMAYFKRKFIIHQGKRKQPKVPGTSKVEFYHLRSNGSALCTRLIQIPADSSLLNSAFCYILNVPFNNDDETGIVYAWIGSKSDSDEARLIQEIAEEMFNNPWISLQVLNEGEEPDNFFWVALGGKKPYDIDAEYMNYTRLFRCSNEKGYFTISEKCTDFCQDDLADDDIMILDNGEQVFLWLGTRCSEVEIKLAYKSAQVYIQHLRVKQPNKPRKLFLTAKGKESRRFTKCFHGWSQHKRTPQ is encoded by the exons ATGGCAAATACAGGAGTTTTACCTTTTGTTCGGGGAGTAGATTTTAGCTGTAATGATTTTGga gatgGTAGATTTCCTGAATCAGTTCGTCTGATGACAGGAATACAATGGTTAAAATTAGATAAGACAAATTTAACAGAAATTCCTGAAGAAATGGGTAAATTACTAAAACTg GAACATCTTTcacttgttaaaaataaactgGAACGTTTATATGGAGAATTAACAGAACTGGGATGTCTTAGAACATTAAACATTCgacataataatatcaagtcaAGTGGTATACCAGCAGAATTATTTCATCTAGAGGAACTGACAACATTAGATCTAAgccataataatttaaaagaagtACCTGAAGGGCTAGAAAGAGCACGGTCTTTACTCAATCTAAATCTGAGTTATAATCA TATTGAAACAATTCCGAATACGCTTTTTATTCACTTAACAGACCTATTATTTTTGGATCTCAGTAACAATCAATTAGAGACATTACCACCACAAACCCGACGTTTGACGAATTTACAGACACTAAATCTAAATCATAATCCTTTAGGCCATTTTCAGTTAAg GCAACTACCATCGTTAATGAATTTAACTACATTACAAATGCGTGATACTCAACgcacattaaataatattccatCAAGTCTTGAAACTCTTACGAATTTACAAGAGTTAGATTTATCGCAAAATAGTTTGCCGCGAGTGCCTGATGCTTTATATTCACTTTCAAATTTACGTAGATTAAACTTGAATGATAATCAAATATCAGAATTATCAACAGCTATTg aaTTATGGacgaaattggaaatattaaatatatgtagaaaTAAGCTAACTGCCATACCTGCTTCCATTTGCAAAGTTTCTACTTTAAGAAGATTATAtctaaatgataatgaaatagaCTTTGAAGGAATTCCTTCTGGAATTGGTAAACTATCATCTCTCCAGGTATTTTCTGCTGCTAATAATCATTTGGAAATGATACCCGAAGGATTGTGCAG ATGTGGCTCCTTAAAGAAGCTAATATTAACATCAAATCGGTTAATTACTGTACCAGATGCAATTCATCTTCTTACTGATTTGGAACAACTGGATTTAAGAGATAATCCAAATTTAGTAATGCCACCAAAACCAACAGAGGTACAAAGAGGATCAGgcattgaattttataatattgatttttctttacaacATCAATTAAGACTTGCTGGTGCCAATGTACCTGTACCGGTACAAACAGCTA ATAGCAGTAAAGACCCAATCGCTCGTAAAATGAGATTAAGAAGAAGACGTGACCAAGAAGAGGCTGATCAAGATCAAGCTAAAATACTAAAg GGTATGAAAGacattgcaaaagaaaaaaacaaagataaagaatGTAATGATACTAAAGCTGAGTCATTAAA aCCTAAGAGATGGGATGAAACTCTTGAAAAGCCACCTTTGGATTATTCAGAATTTTTTGATGAAGATGCAGGACAAATACCAGGTTTATCAATATgggaaattgaaaattttttacctaatgaaatagaagaagTGGCGCATGGCAAATTCTATGAAGGCGATTGCTACATTGTATTAAAAACGAGTATTGATGAAAGCGGATCATTAAATTGGGCAATATATTTCTGGATAGGAGAAAAAGCAAcg TTGGACAAAAGGGCCTGCGCTGCAATTCATGCTGTAAATTTACGTAATTATCTCGGAGCACAATGTCGTACTATAAGGGAGGAACAGGGAGACGAATCGGACGAGTTTCTTATACTTTTTGATTCTGAAATAACGTATATTGAAGGTGGCCGTACTTCTTCTGGTTTTTATACAGTAGAAGATAct cCTGCTGTAACACGTTTATATCGAGTACATGCAGCTGGAGCCTCTATTCATTTGGAACCAGTACCAGTTTGTTTTGAATCTTTAGATCCTTGTTATGTTTTTGTGCTGGACacaggaaataaaatatttatgtggtatgggaaaaaagcaaaaagtaCTTTAAAATCCAAAGCTAGATTAATGGCTGAGAAGATcaacaaaaatgaaagaaaaaacaaagctGAAATAATAACAGAAGTTATGAATTTGGAATCGGAggatttcttattaaatttagGCTTAGAGGATACTTCAGAGTCtaaaacaataatt gAACATGTGGATCCAGACTTTATACCAGTAACACCACGTCTTTATCAAGTTCAACTTGGTATGGGATATTTGGAATTACCACAAGTTGAAGTGCCTCATGGAAAATTGATGAACAGTCTTTTAAACAATCGTAATGTTTATATCTTAGATTGTTATCTCGACGTATATGTttg gTTTGGAAAAAAATCAACTAGATTAGTGAGAGCTGCTGCTGTAAAACTATCTCAAGAACTATTTAATATGATAGAAAGACCAGAATATGCTATGGTAACAAGGTTACAAGAGGGCACAGAATCTCAG gTCTTTAAGTCAAAGTTTACTGGTTGGGATGAGGTCATAGCAGTAGATTTTACTAGAACTGCGGAATCAGTTGCTAAAACTGGTGCTGATCTTACCAAATGGGCTAAACAACaagaaacaaaa GCAGACTTAGCTGCTCTTTTCATGCCACGACAACCTGCAATGTCAGCTGCTGAAGCACAACAGCTTATGACAGAATGGAATGATGATTTAGAAGGAATGGAAGCACTAGTattggaaggaagaaaatttgtGCGTTTACCAGAAGAAGAATTTGGTCATTTTTATAGTGGTGACTGTTATGTTTTCTTGTGTCGTTATTGGATG CCATTAGATGTAGCAGAAAATGAAGACGGTGATGAACAATACGAAGATGATTATCAGTGTACAGTATATTTTTGGCAAGGTAGAGATGCCGGAAATATGGGTTGGCTTACATTTACATTTAG tttacaaaaaaaatttaagtCATTGTTTGGTGAAAATTTAGAAGTAGTTAGAACACATCAACAACAAGAGAATTTAAAATTCATGGCTTATTTCAAAAggaaatttataattcatcAAGGCAAACGTAAACAACCAAAAGTTCCTGGTACAAGCAAAGtcgaattttatcatttacgaAGTAATGGTAGTGCATTATGCACTAGATTAATACAAATACCTGCAGATTCCAGTTTATTAAACTCTGCATTTTg TTACATTCTAAATGTACcatttaataatgatgacgaaACTGGAATAGTTTATGCATGGATTGGTTCTAAATCAGATAGTGATGAAGCACGTTTAATTCAAGAAATTGCTGAAGAAATGTTTAACAAT CCTTGGATTAGTTTGCAAGTATTAAATGAAGGCGAAGAACCAGATAACTTTTTTTGGGTTGCACTTGGTGGAAAGAAACCATATGACATTGATGCAGAATATATGAATTACACAAGACTGTTTAGGTGCTCTAATGAAAAAGGATATTTTACTATCAGTGAAAAATGCACTGATTTTTGccaa GATGATTTAGCAGATGATGATATAATGATACTAGATAATGGTGAACAAGTATTTCTCTGGTTAGGGACCCGCTGTTCGGAAGTAGAAATCAAGCTTGCATATAAATCAGCTCAG gTTTACATACAACATCTACGTGTTAAACAACCAAACAAGCCgcgtaaattatttcttactgCTAAAGGAAAAGAGTCACGAAGATTCACTAAATGTTTTCATGGCTGGA